The following proteins come from a genomic window of Gossypium raimondii isolate GPD5lz chromosome 5, ASM2569854v1, whole genome shotgun sequence:
- the LOC105769197 gene encoding 60S ribosomal protein L12-3 has product MPPKFDPTQVVDVFVRVTGGEVGAASSLAPKIGPLGLSPKKIGEDIAKETAKEWKGLRVTVKLTVQNRQAKVTVVPSAAALVIKALKEPERDRKKTKNIKHNGNINLDDVIEIAKVMRPRSMAKDLRGTVKEILGTCVSVGCTVDGKDPKDLQQEIDDGDVDVPLE; this is encoded by the coding sequence ATGCCGCCGAAGTTCGACCCAACCCAAGTCGTCGACGTCTTCGTCCGCGTCACCGGTGGTGAGGTCGGAGCAGCCAGTTCCCTCGCTCCAAAGATTGGTCCGTTGGGCCTCTCTCCCAAAAAGATCGGTGAAGACATCGCCAAAGAAACTGCCAAAGAATGGAAGGGTCTCCGCGTAACTGTCAAACTCACCGTCCAGAACCGTCAGGCGAAAGTCACTGTGGTCCCGTCGGCGGCGGCTCTTGTAATCAAGGCGTTAAAGGAGCCAGAGAGGGATAGGAAAAAGACCAAGAACATCAAGCACAACGGGAACATTAACCTCGACGACGTCATCGAAATTGCTAAGGTAATGAGGCCGAGGTCGATGGCTAAGGATTTGAGAGGGACAGTGAAGGAGATTTTGGGCACGTGCGTCTCCGTTGGGTGTACTGTTGATGGAAAAGACCCTAAGGATCTGCAGCAGGAGATCGATGATGGAGATGTTGATGTTCCTTTGGAGTGA
- the LOC105769635 gene encoding vacuolar fusion protein MON1 homolog isoform X1, with the protein MSYDSSSSSSFSDGFADPNSDPKLVDERFDFLTLNEPTELERNHRGHGNDIADGLSNPDRNDNGAEDDDRLRVEDQETFGDEGPSSPSSSGYAGGRGSSSATSPSRIDEASEIDDNEIQELRNDGSLEGISDSQASSWVTSKRHVDEDDASISWRKRKKHFFILSNSGKPIYSRYGDEHKLAGFSATLQAIISFVENGGDRVKLVKAGKHQMVFLVKGPIYLVCISCTEEPFESLKGQLELIYGQMILILTKSINRCFEKNPKFDMTPLLGGTDVVFSSLIHLFSWNPATFLHAYTCLPLAFATRQAAGAVLQDVADSGVLFAILMCKHKVNFRLSVLLVHKKPLFILTICCYFQTLCYHQSHLAESFSPICLPRYNPMAFLYAYVHFFDVNSYLMLLTTSSDAFYHLKDCRIRIEAVLLKSNVLSEVQRSMIDGGMRVEDLPVGPLPRSGSSPHLGQQTLTSESPERPREPFIGIGGPAGLWHFIYRSIYLDQYVSSEFSPPLNSLQQQKRLYRAYQRVYASMHDKGIGPHKTQFRRDENYVLLCWVTQDFEFYAAFDPLADKALAIKTCNRVCQWVKDVENEIFLQGASPFSW; encoded by the exons ATGTCGTACGATTCTAGCTCATCTTCGTCTTTCTCTGATGGCTTCGCTGACCCTAATTCTGATCCCAAACTGGTCGATGAACGATTCGATTTCTTGACATTGAATGAACCGACCGAATTAGAACGTAATCATCGTGGACACGGGAACGATATCGCCGATGGATTGTCGAATCCCGATAGAAACGACAACGGCGCTGAAGATGACGATCGATTGCGGGTGGAGGATCAGGAAACTTTCGGCGACGAAGGGCCTTCGAGTCCAAGCAGTAGCGGATATGCCGGTGGGAGAGGGAGTAGCAGCGCCACTAGCCCGTCGAGGATCGATGAAGCGAGTGAAATTGACGATAATGAGATTCAGGAACTGAGGAATGATGGTTCCCTTGAAGGAATCTCCGATTCCCAGGCTTCCTCCTGGGTTACCAGTAAACGCCACGTCGATGAG GATGATGCTTCAATATCTTGGAGAAAGAGGAAGAAGCACTTCTTTATTTTGAGTAATTCTGGCAAACCAATATATTCCAG ATACGGGGATGAGCACAAGCTAGCTGGTTTTTCCGCAACACTACAAGCCATTATTTCCTTCGTGGAGAATGG GGGAGATCGTGTCAAATTGGTCAAGGCTGGGAAACACCAG atGGTCTTTCTTGTGAAGGGACCAATCTATTTAGTTTGCATCAGCTGCACAGAGGAGCCCTTTGAATCATTAAAAGGACAATTGGAGCTTATTTACGGTCAG ATGATACTTATCTTAACAAAGTCAATAAATAGGTGCTTTGAGAAGAATCCGAAGTTTGATATGACACCTTTGCTTGGAGGAACAGATGTTGTTTTCTCTTCTCTCATCCACTTGTTCAGTTG GAACCCAGCTACATTTCTTCACGCATACACTTGTCTTCCGCTTGCTTTTGCAACAAGGCAAGCTGCAGGTGCTGTATTGCAAGATGTTGCTGATTCTGGGGTTCTATTTGCAATACTAATGTGTAAACACAAG GTCAATTTCAGGTTATCAGTCTTGTTGGTGCACAAAAAGCCTCTCTTCATCCTGACGATATGTTGCTACTTTCAAACTTTGTGTTATCATCAGAGTCATTTAG CAGAATCATTTTCACCAATTTGTTTACCAAGATATAATCCTATGGCATTTTTGTATGCTTATGTGCATTTTTTTGAT GTCAATTCATACTTGATGTTGCTTACTACTAGTTCAGATGCTTTCTATCACCTTAAAGATTGCAG GATTCGCATAGAAGCGGTTCTCTTGAAGTCCAATGTTCTTAGTGAAGTTCAGAGGTCAATGATAGATGGTGGAATGCGTGTTGAGGATTTGCCAGTTGGTCCATTGCCTCGATCTGGATCATCTCCTCATCTTGGCCAGCAAACACTTACATCAGAATCTCCTGAGAGGCCTAGGGAACCGTTTATTGGCATTGGTGGCCCTGCTGGACTTTGGCATTTCATTTATCGTAGTATATACCTGGATCAATATGTGTCCTCTGAGTTCTCACCACCACTTAACAGTCTCCAGCAGCAGAAAAG ATTATATAGAGCTTACCAGAGAGTGTATGCTTCCATGCATGATAAAGGAATTGGACCCCATAAAACTCAGTTCAGAAGAGATGAAAACTATG TTTTACTCTGCTGGGTCACACAGGATTTTGAATTCTATGCGGCATTTGATCCACTTGCAGACAAG GCTCTAGCCATAAAGACTTGCAACCGAGTTTGTCAATGGGTAAAAGATGTggaaaatgagatttttttgCAGGGAGCAAGCCCCTTTTCATGGTGA
- the LOC105769635 gene encoding vacuolar fusion protein MON1 homolog isoform X2 gives MSYDSSSSSSFSDGFADPNSDPKLVDERFDFLTLNEPTELERNHRGHGNDIADGLSNPDRNDNGAEDDDRLRVEDQETFGDEGPSSPSSSGYAGGRGSSSATSPSRIDEASEIDDNEIQELRNDGSLEGISDSQASSWVTSKRHVDEDDASISWRKRKKHFFILSNSGKPIYSRYGDEHKLAGFSATLQAIISFVENGGDRVKLVKAGKHQMVFLVKGPIYLVCISCTEEPFESLKGQLELIYGQMILILTKSINRCFEKNPKFDMTPLLGGTDVVFSSLIHLFSWNPATFLHAYTCLPLAFATRQAAGAVLQDVADSGVLFAILMCKHKVISLVGAQKASLHPDDMLLLSNFVLSSESFRTAESFSPICLPRYNPMAFLYAYVHFFDVNSYLMLLTTSSDAFYHLKDCRIRIEAVLLKSNVLSEVQRSMIDGGMRVEDLPVGPLPRSGSSPHLGQQTLTSESPERPREPFIGIGGPAGLWHFIYRSIYLDQYVSSEFSPPLNSLQQQKRLYRAYQRVYASMHDKGIGPHKTQFRRDENYVLLCWVTQDFEFYAAFDPLADKALAIKTCNRVCQWVKDVENEIFLQGASPFSW, from the exons ATGTCGTACGATTCTAGCTCATCTTCGTCTTTCTCTGATGGCTTCGCTGACCCTAATTCTGATCCCAAACTGGTCGATGAACGATTCGATTTCTTGACATTGAATGAACCGACCGAATTAGAACGTAATCATCGTGGACACGGGAACGATATCGCCGATGGATTGTCGAATCCCGATAGAAACGACAACGGCGCTGAAGATGACGATCGATTGCGGGTGGAGGATCAGGAAACTTTCGGCGACGAAGGGCCTTCGAGTCCAAGCAGTAGCGGATATGCCGGTGGGAGAGGGAGTAGCAGCGCCACTAGCCCGTCGAGGATCGATGAAGCGAGTGAAATTGACGATAATGAGATTCAGGAACTGAGGAATGATGGTTCCCTTGAAGGAATCTCCGATTCCCAGGCTTCCTCCTGGGTTACCAGTAAACGCCACGTCGATGAG GATGATGCTTCAATATCTTGGAGAAAGAGGAAGAAGCACTTCTTTATTTTGAGTAATTCTGGCAAACCAATATATTCCAG ATACGGGGATGAGCACAAGCTAGCTGGTTTTTCCGCAACACTACAAGCCATTATTTCCTTCGTGGAGAATGG GGGAGATCGTGTCAAATTGGTCAAGGCTGGGAAACACCAG atGGTCTTTCTTGTGAAGGGACCAATCTATTTAGTTTGCATCAGCTGCACAGAGGAGCCCTTTGAATCATTAAAAGGACAATTGGAGCTTATTTACGGTCAG ATGATACTTATCTTAACAAAGTCAATAAATAGGTGCTTTGAGAAGAATCCGAAGTTTGATATGACACCTTTGCTTGGAGGAACAGATGTTGTTTTCTCTTCTCTCATCCACTTGTTCAGTTG GAACCCAGCTACATTTCTTCACGCATACACTTGTCTTCCGCTTGCTTTTGCAACAAGGCAAGCTGCAGGTGCTGTATTGCAAGATGTTGCTGATTCTGGGGTTCTATTTGCAATACTAATGTGTAAACACAAG GTTATCAGTCTTGTTGGTGCACAAAAAGCCTCTCTTCATCCTGACGATATGTTGCTACTTTCAAACTTTGTGTTATCATCAGAGTCATTTAG GACAGCAGAATCATTTTCACCAATTTGTTTACCAAGATATAATCCTATGGCATTTTTGTATGCTTATGTGCATTTTTTTGAT GTCAATTCATACTTGATGTTGCTTACTACTAGTTCAGATGCTTTCTATCACCTTAAAGATTGCAG GATTCGCATAGAAGCGGTTCTCTTGAAGTCCAATGTTCTTAGTGAAGTTCAGAGGTCAATGATAGATGGTGGAATGCGTGTTGAGGATTTGCCAGTTGGTCCATTGCCTCGATCTGGATCATCTCCTCATCTTGGCCAGCAAACACTTACATCAGAATCTCCTGAGAGGCCTAGGGAACCGTTTATTGGCATTGGTGGCCCTGCTGGACTTTGGCATTTCATTTATCGTAGTATATACCTGGATCAATATGTGTCCTCTGAGTTCTCACCACCACTTAACAGTCTCCAGCAGCAGAAAAG ATTATATAGAGCTTACCAGAGAGTGTATGCTTCCATGCATGATAAAGGAATTGGACCCCATAAAACTCAGTTCAGAAGAGATGAAAACTATG TTTTACTCTGCTGGGTCACACAGGATTTTGAATTCTATGCGGCATTTGATCCACTTGCAGACAAG GCTCTAGCCATAAAGACTTGCAACCGAGTTTGTCAATGGGTAAAAGATGTggaaaatgagatttttttgCAGGGAGCAAGCCCCTTTTCATGGTGA